In Natrinema versiforme, the following are encoded in one genomic region:
- a CDS encoding Cdc6/Cdc18 family protein, producing the protein MSGPTNYFGSENEIFQNKELLQVSHLPDGDRIIGREDELTNLANAIKPATRGNTPNNVLVYGKTGTGKSLCSKFITNQAVNQAASNDISIGVAYIDCLQESTETQAVQSIGYQLNEPTKTDVSIPHSGLSTSEYYRRLWRIVDDRYDVALIILDEVDKIEDDDILMQLSRAVESGKLTKSTIGVIGISNKVRYKESLDERIKSSLCEREYVFSPYDANQIREILHSRSDAFHEGVLDEAVIPRVAALAAREHGDARKAIDIFRFAGEIAEENDHDAVAEECVEQAHEREETSRLAELISKSPSHAKLVLEAMAFLSQQKGGDDAPITTNEVFDLYKSLCDRDGSDHIKLRRVRDILSELEFLSIIKQERKWAGKGKGNYMENRLIDDPQVIIAACNESE; encoded by the coding sequence ATGTCGGGCCCGACCAACTATTTCGGAAGTGAAAATGAAATCTTCCAAAACAAGGAGTTGTTGCAAGTTTCTCATCTACCGGATGGTGATCGAATCATCGGTCGCGAAGATGAACTCACAAATTTAGCGAACGCGATCAAGCCTGCGACGCGTGGGAATACGCCGAACAATGTCCTCGTCTACGGAAAAACGGGAACTGGAAAATCTCTTTGTTCGAAGTTCATCACGAATCAGGCTGTGAATCAGGCCGCAAGCAATGATATCTCGATTGGTGTCGCCTATATCGATTGTTTGCAGGAATCAACGGAAACGCAGGCCGTCCAATCTATCGGTTATCAACTGAACGAGCCGACGAAAACTGACGTATCAATTCCTCATTCCGGTCTTAGTACATCGGAATATTATCGCCGCCTCTGGCGAATTGTTGACGACCGGTACGATGTTGCCCTGATAATCCTCGATGAAGTCGACAAGATTGAGGACGACGACATTCTTATGCAACTCTCTCGAGCGGTTGAGTCGGGGAAACTCACCAAAAGCACAATTGGCGTGATCGGGATTTCGAATAAGGTTCGGTACAAGGAGTCCCTTGACGAGCGAATCAAGTCGAGTCTCTGTGAGCGCGAATATGTCTTCTCACCATATGATGCGAATCAGATCCGAGAGATACTACATTCGCGGTCTGATGCCTTTCATGAAGGTGTCCTCGATGAAGCCGTTATCCCTCGAGTAGCTGCACTCGCTGCTCGCGAGCATGGTGACGCGCGAAAGGCGATCGACATTTTCAGATTTGCTGGAGAGATTGCCGAGGAAAATGATCACGATGCCGTCGCTGAGGAATGCGTTGAACAGGCCCATGAACGTGAGGAAACCAGCCGTCTCGCTGAACTAATCTCGAAGAGTCCGAGCCATGCGAAACTGGTGCTTGAAGCAATGGCCTTCTTGTCTCAACAGAAAGGTGGCGATGATGCACCGATCACGACCAACGAAGTGTTTGATCTCTATAAGAGCCTCTGCGACCGTGATGGCTCTGACCATATCAAACTGCGCCGTGTTCGCGATATTCTGTCTGAGCTTGAATTCCTATCGATAATTAAGCAAGAGCGTAAATGGGCGGGGAAGGGCAAAGGGAACTATATGGAGAACAGATTGATTGACGATCCACAGGTCATTATCGCTGCTTGTAACGAATCTGAGTGA
- a CDS encoding FAD-binding and (Fe-S)-binding domain-containing protein — MTARSNTAFDAGGDTEAEIDDQRAAYDFVSDDVDRPALVDELRDRVDGDVRFDTYTRQLYATDASAYELTPIGVVYPKSTADVAATVAYCADREIPVLPRGGGTSLAGQAVNEAVVLDFTRHMDGIVTVDPDQQRARVEAGTVLGDLNEALASHNLKFAPDPAAGDRSAIGGAIGNNSTGAHSLVYGKTDAYLEECEVVLADGTVATLGEISVAELRESADSEGDLLERIYAEVVRIIDEEGDEVRERFPDLKRNVSGYNFDVLVEEAETGTVNLARLLAGSEGTLAVVTEAEVSLEPVPETKAVSLLFYESVLEAVTDVQHVLEHEPAAVELIDNVLLGLARGTTEFEAAASLVPDEAEAGLLVEFYAEDDDHGREQTASLLADRVPGTGTEATPAEDRPAIDETIAFAGLEAHEEAERETFWTLRKAGLPILLSRTSDEKHISFIEDCAIPPEHLPEFVERFQSLLAEKGRDDDAAFYAHAGPGVLHVRPLVDTKADRDREDMVAIADEVTDMVVEFGGSVSGEHGDGRARTQWNHKLYGDDLWQAFRDLKTAFDPDWLLNPGNVCGDHDMTEHLRYDADYEYDAGLEPSLNWDNENGMQGMVELCHGCGGCRGEQETTGGVMCPTYRAADEEITATRGRANLLRQSMSGDLPDDPTDDEFAEEVLDLCIGCKGCKRDCPSGVDMAKLKTEVMHERHQEHGASLRDRLFANFDTLAAVGSALAPVSNLAQSLPGSDVLAEKTVGIASERSLPEFSRETLQDWFEGRGGSRVSEAEAERKAVLFADTYTNYSHPEVGKAAVRVLEAAGVHVDVAGRTDSGRPALSKGFVDAARDAVAKNVAALEPRVREGWDIVVAEPSDVVMFQSDALDLRSGKAVESFAANAYGLCEYLDTFRLDEAVEWAAPADSVVYHGHCHQKAEKKDHHAVGVLRRAGYAVDPLDSGCCGMAGTFGYEAEHYSLSQSIGDILFDQIEDSGAEVVAAPGTSCRTQLGDSRIESVPADSSLAGTSLDGEAPPTPIELLAHALPR; from the coding sequence ATGACTGCGAGATCTAACACCGCATTCGACGCAGGGGGCGATACCGAGGCCGAAATCGACGATCAGCGGGCCGCGTATGATTTCGTCTCGGACGACGTGGATCGACCCGCACTGGTCGACGAGCTCCGCGACCGTGTCGACGGCGACGTCCGATTCGACACCTACACGCGGCAGCTGTACGCGACTGACGCGAGCGCGTACGAACTGACACCGATCGGCGTCGTCTACCCGAAGTCGACCGCCGATGTCGCCGCGACCGTCGCGTACTGTGCGGACCGCGAGATCCCGGTCCTCCCGCGCGGCGGTGGGACGAGCCTCGCGGGACAGGCGGTCAACGAGGCCGTCGTGCTCGATTTCACCCGTCACATGGACGGCATCGTAACCGTCGATCCCGATCAGCAACGGGCCCGCGTCGAGGCCGGGACGGTGCTCGGCGACCTCAACGAGGCGCTCGCTTCGCACAATCTGAAGTTCGCGCCCGACCCGGCTGCGGGGGACCGAAGCGCGATCGGCGGTGCGATCGGGAACAACTCGACCGGCGCTCACTCGCTCGTCTACGGGAAGACCGACGCCTATCTCGAGGAGTGCGAGGTCGTACTGGCCGACGGAACAGTCGCCACGCTCGGCGAGATATCCGTCGCGGAACTCCGCGAGTCCGCCGATTCCGAGGGGGACCTCCTCGAGCGGATCTACGCGGAAGTCGTCCGGATCATCGACGAGGAAGGTGACGAGGTGCGGGAGCGATTCCCGGATCTGAAGCGTAACGTCTCGGGGTATAACTTCGACGTACTCGTCGAGGAAGCCGAGACCGGGACTGTCAACCTCGCGCGGCTGCTCGCGGGCAGCGAAGGGACCCTCGCTGTGGTCACCGAAGCCGAGGTGTCCCTCGAGCCCGTCCCGGAGACCAAGGCTGTGTCCCTGCTGTTTTACGAGAGCGTCCTCGAGGCCGTAACCGACGTGCAACACGTCCTCGAGCACGAACCGGCCGCGGTCGAGCTCATCGATAACGTGCTCCTCGGGCTGGCCCGGGGGACGACCGAGTTCGAGGCGGCAGCGTCGCTCGTCCCCGACGAGGCCGAGGCGGGGTTACTCGTCGAGTTCTACGCCGAGGACGACGATCACGGCCGCGAGCAGACTGCCTCCCTCCTCGCGGATAGGGTTCCGGGGACCGGGACCGAGGCGACGCCGGCCGAGGATCGACCGGCGATCGACGAGACGATCGCGTTCGCCGGGCTCGAGGCTCACGAGGAAGCCGAGCGCGAGACCTTCTGGACGCTGCGCAAGGCCGGGCTGCCAATCTTGCTCTCGCGGACCTCCGACGAGAAGCACATCAGCTTCATCGAGGACTGTGCGATCCCGCCCGAACACCTCCCCGAGTTCGTCGAGCGGTTCCAGTCGCTGCTGGCCGAGAAGGGCCGCGACGACGACGCGGCCTTTTATGCTCACGCCGGGCCGGGGGTGCTCCACGTCCGCCCGCTGGTCGATACGAAGGCCGACCGGGACCGCGAGGACATGGTCGCTATCGCCGACGAGGTCACCGACATGGTCGTCGAGTTCGGCGGCAGCGTCTCCGGCGAGCACGGCGACGGTCGGGCCCGCACCCAGTGGAATCACAAGCTCTACGGCGACGACCTCTGGCAGGCCTTTCGCGATCTGAAGACCGCGTTCGACCCCGACTGGCTGCTCAATCCGGGCAACGTCTGCGGCGACCACGACATGACCGAACACCTCCGGTACGACGCCGACTACGAGTACGACGCGGGACTCGAGCCGTCGCTGAACTGGGACAACGAGAACGGCATGCAGGGGATGGTCGAACTCTGTCACGGCTGTGGCGGCTGTCGCGGCGAGCAGGAGACCACGGGCGGCGTGATGTGTCCGACCTACCGGGCGGCCGACGAGGAGATCACGGCGACCCGCGGCCGGGCGAACCTCCTCCGACAGTCGATGAGCGGCGACCTGCCGGACGACCCGACCGACGACGAGTTCGCCGAGGAGGTGCTCGACCTCTGTATCGGCTGTAAGGGCTGCAAGCGGGACTGTCCGAGCGGTGTCGACATGGCGAAGCTCAAGACCGAAGTCATGCACGAGCGTCATCAGGAACACGGCGCGAGCCTCCGGGACAGGCTCTTCGCTAACTTCGATACGCTCGCCGCAGTCGGCAGCGCGTTAGCACCGGTCTCGAACCTCGCCCAGTCGCTTCCCGGTTCGGACGTGCTCGCCGAGAAGACGGTCGGAATCGCGAGCGAGCGGTCGCTCCCCGAATTCAGCCGCGAGACGCTCCAGGACTGGTTCGAGGGGCGAGGCGGTTCGCGCGTTTCCGAAGCCGAGGCCGAGCGAAAAGCGGTCCTGTTCGCCGATACCTACACGAATTACAGCCATCCCGAGGTCGGCAAGGCGGCGGTGCGCGTCTTAGAGGCCGCGGGCGTTCACGTCGACGTGGCCGGCCGGACCGACAGCGGCCGGCCGGCCCTGTCGAAGGGGTTCGTCGACGCCGCCCGCGACGCCGTCGCGAAGAACGTGGCGGCGCTCGAGCCGCGGGTTCGCGAGGGCTGGGACATCGTCGTGGCGGAACCGTCCGACGTCGTGATGTTCCAGTCCGACGCCCTCGACTTGCGGTCGGGGAAGGCTGTGGAGTCGTTCGCCGCGAACGCCTACGGCCTCTGTGAGTATCTGGATACGTTCCGGCTCGATGAGGCCGTCGAGTGGGCGGCACCCGCCGACTCGGTCGTCTACCACGGTCACTGCCATCAGAAGGCGGAGAAGAAAGACCACCACGCCGTCGGCGTACTCCGGCGGGCCGGCTACGCCGTCGACCCGCTCGATTCGGGCTGTTGTGGCATGGCCGGCACGTTCGGGTACGAGGCGGAACACTACTCGCTGAGTCAGTCCATCGGCGATATCCTCTTCGACCAGATCGAAGACAGTGGTGCCGAGGTCGTCGCCGCGCCGGGGACGTCCTGCCGGACCCAGCTCGGCGACAGTCGGATCGAATCGGTCCCCGCCGACAGCTCGCTCGCCGGGACCTCGCTCGACGGCGAGGCGCCCCCGACGCCGATCGAATTGCTCGCACACGCGCTTCCACGCTAG
- a CDS encoding ParA family protein, translating into MLTYTTYSEAGGVGKSTIGAALLEAHANHGLDVLAIDMDQQNGSLTYLLDVDAPRDDSQADNIVRHLIDRPKGPLEDLIHETESGFDLLPSHNMLENLEDLLNRAQQMADDLGEGDDFDPYDRLRQVLLESSIPQEYDVIVVDPPATAGPHLYNAVSATRSLVIPVEPTGKGMQSVLGLEELVDGLEDRLEAEIGVLAAVPNGVGRTSDQERYLTEIRDRGYPAPVAIRERSSLFEGCWDQQCTPRHYVEEYRDRQRDHEMETLEKIDQLATEIEEVDDR; encoded by the coding sequence ATGCTCACATATACGACCTACTCGGAGGCGGGCGGCGTCGGCAAGTCGACGATCGGTGCGGCGCTGCTCGAGGCTCACGCCAATCACGGACTCGACGTGCTCGCGATCGATATGGACCAGCAAAACGGCTCGCTCACCTACCTCCTCGACGTCGACGCTCCCCGCGACGACAGTCAGGCGGATAACATCGTTCGACACCTGATCGACCGACCGAAGGGTCCGCTCGAGGATCTCATTCACGAAACCGAATCCGGCTTCGATCTCCTCCCGAGCCACAACATGCTCGAGAACCTCGAGGATCTGCTCAATCGCGCACAGCAGATGGCCGACGATCTCGGCGAGGGCGACGACTTCGATCCCTACGACCGACTTCGGCAGGTGCTCCTCGAGTCCAGCATCCCACAGGAATACGACGTGATCGTCGTCGATCCCCCGGCCACCGCGGGCCCCCACCTCTACAACGCCGTGTCGGCCACACGGAGCTTAGTGATCCCGGTCGAGCCCACCGGCAAGGGAATGCAAAGCGTCCTCGGGTTAGAAGAGCTCGTCGACGGCCTCGAGGATCGACTCGAAGCCGAGATCGGTGTCCTCGCGGCCGTCCCGAACGGCGTCGGCCGAACGTCCGATCAGGAGCGGTACCTCACGGAGATCCGTGATCGGGGCTATCCCGCCCCGGTTGCGATCCGCGAGCGATCGTCGCTCTTCGAAGGCTGCTGGGATCAACAGTGTACCCCGCGACACTACGTCGAGGAATACCGCGACCGGCAGCGCGACCACGAGATGGAAACGCTCGAGAAGATCGATCAGTTGGCGACGGAGATCGAGGAGGTCGACGACCGATGA
- a CDS encoding SLC13 family permease, with product MNRSEAVEAIRSPIFAFSLAIAVAVATWLLASGSTATMLAITLFCIVLWVLTPVPPSYTGLIGLGLIAVTFSTELALVGFQKPATWLIGFGLLMGEATRQSGLASGVGRWLATRTIGDPTEADSVRTYRRLLLALSIGAHALAFLVPSALVRILALAPILRELGSLFDSRAARVGLYLGPLFATFYGSAGILTADLPNIIISGFSQSIAGHTISWSEWWLHMYPVMGLARVLLVIGIVYAFFRPSADSSFTLPESGPTDGAAQRRMLAFLLVGASIWATDFVHGFHPVIGAVVVVILAFLPTVGVADFDTAGRDVDFSILFFIAAVFAIGDGLTETGFTDRSATYLLELIPTDGSLAVILASVFFITFALTFLMEGLAVASVLTPILIPYIDAAGLPFTPVLLAEVLALSSYFFPYQSAVLIVILTEGDLETRELIVTTVACSVATIVVLLPIQFGLFSVFY from the coding sequence ATGAATCGATCGGAAGCGGTCGAGGCGATTCGGTCACCAATATTCGCGTTCTCCCTCGCTATCGCTGTCGCCGTCGCGACGTGGCTGCTCGCCTCGGGGTCGACGGCGACGATGCTCGCCATCACGCTCTTCTGTATCGTCCTCTGGGTTCTGACGCCGGTTCCGCCCTCGTACACGGGGCTGATCGGCCTCGGGCTGATCGCCGTGACCTTCTCGACGGAGTTGGCGCTCGTCGGCTTCCAGAAACCGGCGACGTGGCTCATCGGGTTCGGGTTACTGATGGGCGAAGCGACACGCCAGAGCGGTCTCGCGAGCGGGGTCGGACGGTGGCTCGCGACCAGAACCATCGGCGACCCGACCGAGGCCGATTCGGTCCGAACCTACCGCCGACTGCTGCTCGCGCTCTCGATCGGTGCCCACGCGCTGGCCTTTCTCGTCCCCTCGGCGCTCGTCCGCATCCTCGCACTCGCACCGATCCTCCGCGAACTCGGCTCGCTTTTCGACTCCCGAGCGGCTCGAGTCGGCCTCTATCTCGGCCCGTTGTTCGCGACGTTTTACGGCTCCGCGGGCATCCTGACTGCGGACCTGCCGAATATCATCATCTCGGGCTTCAGTCAGTCGATCGCCGGACACACCATCTCGTGGTCCGAGTGGTGGCTCCACATGTACCCCGTCATGGGCCTCGCCCGCGTGTTACTGGTCATCGGGATCGTCTACGCCTTCTTTCGGCCGTCAGCCGACTCGAGTTTCACGCTCCCCGAGAGTGGGCCGACGGACGGTGCCGCCCAACGACGGATGCTGGCGTTCCTGCTCGTCGGCGCGTCGATCTGGGCGACGGATTTCGTCCACGGGTTCCATCCGGTGATCGGTGCGGTCGTCGTCGTCATCCTCGCGTTCCTGCCGACCGTCGGCGTCGCCGACTTCGACACCGCCGGTCGCGATGTCGATTTCTCGATCCTGTTCTTTATCGCCGCGGTGTTCGCCATCGGCGACGGACTGACCGAGACCGGATTCACCGATCGCTCGGCGACGTACCTGCTCGAGTTGATCCCGACGGACGGCTCGCTCGCGGTGATACTCGCCTCCGTCTTTTTCATCACGTTCGCACTCACCTTCCTGATGGAGGGGTTGGCCGTCGCGAGCGTTCTCACTCCGATCCTGATCCCCTACATCGACGCGGCGGGACTTCCGTTCACGCCCGTTTTGTTGGCCGAGGTACTGGCGCTGAGTTCGTACTTCTTTCCCTACCAGTCGGCGGTCCTCATCGTCATTCTGACCGAGGGTGATCTCGAGACGCGGGAACTGATCGTCACGACGGTCGCGTGTTCGGTCGCGACGATCGTGGTCTTGCTTCCGATCCAGTTCGGTCTGTTTAGCGTCTTCTACTGA
- a CDS encoding NADP-dependent malic enzyme, producing the protein MDEDALEYHRTAPPGKIEISTTKPTNTQRDLSFAYSPGVAAPCREIDADAGEAYQYTTKGNLVGVVSNGSAVLGLGDIGAQASKPVMEGKGVLFKRFADIDVFDIELDLDDPDAFVDSVAAMEPTFGGINLEDIAAPDCFTIEEQLRERLSIPVFHDDQHGTAIISGAALLNAVEISGKDLADLEVTFAGAGAAALATARFYVSLGVKRENITMCDIDGILTTQRAESGDLNEYNREFARDLPEGDLADAMEGADVFVGLSAGGIVSQEMVRSMAADPIIFAMANPDPEIGYEAAKDARDDTVIMATGRSDYPNQVNNVLGFPFIFRGALDVRATEINEEMKVAAASALADLAKQDVPDSVVKAYGDQPLQFGPDYIIPKPLDARVLFEVAPAVARAAIDSGAARVDIDIDEYVERLEARLGKSREMMRVVLNKAKSDPKRIALAEGTDETIVRAASQIVERGIAEPVLIGDEDDIRGTIANLGLEFEPDVVDPESGDYEGYADHLYERRKRNGVTRREAASMIRDDTNYFGSVMVDRGDADALLTGLTNHYPSALRPPLQVVGTADDADYAAGVYMLTFKNSVIFVADATVNQAPDEDVLEEVTRHTAELARRFDVEPRAALLSYSDFGSVDNEGTRKPREAARRLREDPAVDFPVDGEMQADTAVVEEMLTGTYDFTDLEKPANVLVFPNLEAGNIGYKLLQRLGGADAIGPMLVGMDEPVHVLQRGDEVKDIVNLAAVATVDAQDEAY; encoded by the coding sequence ATGGACGAAGACGCGCTCGAGTATCACCGGACCGCCCCGCCGGGGAAAATAGAGATATCGACGACGAAACCGACGAACACGCAGCGAGACCTCTCGTTCGCATATTCGCCGGGTGTCGCCGCGCCGTGTCGAGAGATCGACGCGGACGCGGGCGAGGCGTACCAGTACACGACGAAGGGGAACCTCGTGGGCGTCGTCTCGAACGGGTCGGCCGTGCTCGGGCTCGGCGATATCGGCGCACAGGCCTCGAAGCCCGTCATGGAAGGGAAAGGCGTCCTGTTCAAGCGCTTCGCCGACATCGACGTCTTCGATATCGAACTCGATCTCGACGATCCGGACGCGTTCGTCGACTCGGTCGCCGCGATGGAACCGACCTTCGGCGGGATCAATCTGGAAGACATCGCGGCACCGGACTGTTTCACCATCGAGGAGCAACTGCGCGAGCGGCTGTCGATCCCGGTGTTCCACGACGACCAGCACGGCACGGCAATCATCTCGGGCGCGGCACTGCTCAATGCCGTCGAAATCTCCGGGAAGGATCTCGCAGACCTCGAGGTGACCTTCGCCGGTGCAGGCGCGGCAGCGCTCGCGACGGCCCGATTCTACGTCTCTCTGGGCGTCAAACGCGAGAACATCACGATGTGCGATATCGACGGCATCTTGACGACCCAGCGGGCGGAATCCGGCGACCTCAACGAGTACAACCGGGAGTTTGCTCGAGACCTGCCCGAGGGAGACCTCGCAGACGCGATGGAAGGTGCGGACGTGTTCGTCGGCCTCTCCGCTGGCGGCATCGTCAGTCAGGAGATGGTCCGCTCGATGGCCGCGGATCCGATCATCTTCGCGATGGCGAATCCGGATCCCGAGATCGGCTACGAGGCGGCCAAGGACGCCCGCGATGATACGGTTATCATGGCAACGGGACGCTCGGATTATCCGAATCAGGTCAACAACGTCCTCGGCTTCCCCTTCATCTTCCGCGGTGCGCTCGACGTACGTGCCACCGAGATCAACGAGGAGATGAAGGTCGCGGCGGCGTCGGCGCTGGCCGATCTGGCCAAACAAGACGTTCCCGATTCGGTGGTCAAAGCCTACGGTGATCAACCGCTACAGTTCGGCCCCGACTACATCATTCCGAAGCCCCTCGACGCCCGTGTCCTGTTCGAAGTCGCCCCCGCGGTCGCACGGGCTGCGATCGACTCGGGAGCGGCCCGCGTCGACATCGATATCGACGAGTACGTCGAGCGACTCGAGGCCCGCCTCGGGAAATCCCGCGAGATGATGCGCGTCGTCCTCAACAAGGCCAAGTCCGACCCCAAGCGGATCGCGCTGGCCGAAGGGACCGACGAGACGATCGTTCGAGCGGCGTCCCAGATCGTCGAACGGGGGATCGCCGAACCGGTCCTGATCGGCGACGAGGACGACATTCGCGGCACGATCGCGAACCTCGGCCTCGAGTTCGAACCGGACGTAGTCGACCCCGAGAGCGGCGACTACGAGGGGTACGCCGACCACCTCTACGAACGCCGGAAGCGCAACGGCGTCACCCGTCGTGAGGCAGCGTCGATGATCCGCGACGACACCAATTACTTCGGCAGCGTGATGGTCGACCGCGGCGACGCCGACGCGCTGCTGACCGGCCTGACGAACCACTATCCGTCCGCGCTCCGGCCGCCGCTACAGGTGGTCGGCACGGCGGATGACGCCGACTACGCCGCGGGCGTCTACATGCTCACGTTCAAAAACAGTGTGATATTCGTCGCCGACGCGACCGTCAATCAGGCCCCCGACGAGGACGTCCTCGAGGAGGTCACCCGTCACACCGCCGAACTGGCTCGCCGGTTCGACGTCGAACCCCGCGCCGCGTTGCTGTCCTATTCGGACTTCGGCAGCGTCGACAACGAGGGCACGCGAAAACCCCGCGAGGCGGCCCGTCGCCTCCGCGAGGACCCTGCAGTCGACTTCCCTGTCGACGGCGAGATGCAGGCCGACACGGCCGTCGTCGAGGAGATGCTGACCGGCACCTACGACTTTACCGACCTCGAGAAGCCGGCGAACGTGCTGGTCTTCCCGAACCTCGAGGCGGGTAACATCGGCTACAAGCTGCTCCAGCGACTGGGCGGTGCGGACGCGATCGGGCCGATGCTCGTCGGGATGGACGAGCCGGTCCACGTCCTCCAGCGGGGCGACGAGGTCAAAGACATCGTGAACCTCGCGGCCGTCGCGACCGTCGACGCGCAGGACGAGGCGTACTGA